The Pseudodesulfovibrio sediminis genome includes the window CATGGAAGGGATGAACGAGTATCTCATGCAGCCCGAAGACAAGGGGCTTGCCCGCCGCATCCTCAAGGCGGCTCACCTGTATGCCAGCTATTCCGAATTCAAGCTGCTCAAGTCCATCAATACCATGGACCATGAACTGATCGAGATCGAAGAAAGTTTCATCTCCCGTCTGGAAAGCCTCCGCGACCTTGAAGGCGTCTCTGCACTGTTGAATGAAGATAGCAACGTCCTCGGCGGATTCGCGCGCATGTGCGGTCGGCTCCGGTTCCAGAAGCGCTGGTCGCAAACACCGCGTGTGCCCGAGACCTCCGTCCTTGGACACATGTTCATCGTGGCCACCTATTCCTGGTTTTTCAGCATGGAAGTTGGGGCGTGCCGCGCTCGACGCCAGAACAATTTTTTCTGCGGACTCTTTCACGACCTGCCCGAGCTGCTCACCCGAGATATCATCTCGCCGGTCAAAGGCGCATCACAGGAGATCGGCGATCTGATACATGAGTATGAAAACCGCGAATTGCTGCGCGTGGTACTGACCCCGCTCAAGGATGGTGGCTATACGGATATCGCGGCCAGGCTGGAGTATCTGCTCGGACTTGAGGTGGGCAGCGAGTTCAAGGCCACGGTCGTGCATAACGGCATCATCAAGGAAGCCAGCGACAGGCAACTTGCCGGGGAATACAATCAGGACTCCCTCGACCCCAAGGACGGTCCGTTGCTCAAGGTCGCGGATTCACTCGCAGCCTATATCGAAGCCCATACCGCGCTCAAGAACGGCATCTCATCCGACCAGCTCCATCACGCTCTCTATCGTATCCAGCAGAATTACAACAAGAAACCGGTCATCGCAGGAGTGCAGGTGAGCGCCCTGCTCGCGGATTTCGGATAAAAATTTTTATTTGTATATAGATCTATGAATTGATACTTTTAAAAAAAAGAAGGTAGCAATTTCGGCATTACCACATGAAATTCTGGAGAAGGCTGTGGTTTCCAAACATTTAATTATGGTTATCGTATTGGTGTTGATCTGTACGACGACGCCTGCCTTTCCCAGGGATGAAATACTGCTTCCTTTGGGAGCTTCTCCTACCGACCAGCGCAACATCTATCCTGTCAGGGTACTCAAGAAGGCACTTGATGCCACTCTTGACACGGATGGTCCATATTCGATCACTTATGCATCGCTCCGAATGACACGAAATCGTGCGTTGTCAGAACTGGAAGAAGGAAAGACGCTCACCGTCTA containing:
- a CDS encoding HD domain-containing protein, with the translated sequence MSVIIRKSLLELIFSGAFMKRWNDKLRPMELVEVDKQGHKMIVAWLLFLLNSHDLDVARKRALGEAIIEGGIYDYLFRLVITDIKPPVFYRIKENPEDYKTLSKWVLDQLRPRIMPLGEEFMEGMNEYLMQPEDKGLARRILKAAHLYASYSEFKLLKSINTMDHELIEIEESFISRLESLRDLEGVSALLNEDSNVLGGFARMCGRLRFQKRWSQTPRVPETSVLGHMFIVATYSWFFSMEVGACRARRQNNFFCGLFHDLPELLTRDIISPVKGASQEIGDLIHEYENRELLRVVLTPLKDGGYTDIAARLEYLLGLEVGSEFKATVVHNGIIKEASDRQLAGEYNQDSLDPKDGPLLKVADSLAAYIEAHTALKNGISSDQLHHALYRIQQNYNKKPVIAGVQVSALLADFG